The stretch of DNA GGAAATTGTCGTACACTAAATTCTGGTTCTGCAAAGAACATTCCTTTTCGAGGCTGAATTAATGAGTCTAATACAAAAGTTTTAAAACCAGCATCCCATGTTTTTTCAGAAGCAATAACAATAATTTGATTTAAAGGTGCTCGCACTTTTAATAAAGGTCCTTTTTTTTCACCTTTTGAATCGCCACATCCAATTATCAAAATACTAAATAGAATACTTACAAAATATTTTAGGATATATTTCATGATACAATGGTTTTATTTTTTTATCAATAATTTTTGTCCTACTTTCAAATTAGTAGATTTCAATCCATTTAAAGCTTTAATGTTATCTGCTGAAATTCCTGGAAATTTCTTAGCAATGGTATACAAACTCTCACCACTTTTTACTGTATGATAAATAGGTCCCTTCTTATTTTTAGAACTTGATTTTTTTGATGATGTGCTGGATGATTTCCCTCCATACACTATTAATTTTTGACCTACTTTTAAATTATTTGAACGTAAATTATTCCACTTTTTCAAATCGGAAACAGACACCTTATAACGATTGGCAATAGTACCTAACACCTCTCCTTTTTTAACTGTATGAGTTGTTTTCTTCCCTTTAGATGAAGTTGTAGATTTTGATTTACCTTTTTTACCTGGATAAATCACTAAAGCTTGACCAATTTTTAATGTACTGGATTTCAATTTATTCCAATTCTTAATATCGGATACATTTACATTATACTTACTTGCCAAAAGTCCTAATGATTCCCCTTTTCGAACTTTATGTGTAATTTTATCTTTTACAACTTTATTACTATAAATCGTTAATTTTTGTCCTGCATATAAGTTTGAGGATTTTAACTTATTCCATGATTTAATATTTGATTGAGAAACACCATATTTAGTTGCAATTTTTGCTAAAATATCCCCCTTTTTAACCGTATAATATTGTTTTTTTCCTTTAGGTTTAGTAGATGTTGCTTTCTTTTTAACCGTTGGTGTCGTCGCTTTAGAAGAAGTACTATTCTCTACTACTTTAGGAGTTTCCTTATATTTTTTTATTTTGGTACGAAGTGTTAATTCTTGACCTGGAGAAACTGTAGCTCCTGATAAATCATTCCAAGCAATAATATCAGATATCCCTACACCATATTGATTTGCAATCATCGCCATCGTTTCATTTTCCTTTACTTGATGAGTTCGCTCTACTTCAACCAATGTAAAAGTACCAGCTTCTTCTTTCTTTGGGGAAGATTTTTCAATTGGTTGCTCTTTAGCTCTTTCTGCTTGAGCCGTCATTGAATAAATATAATTTTCTTGACCTACAAATTTACTTATATCACTTTGAGGCAACCTTAAAGCATATTGCTTACCCGATTTTCTCGGAATGTAATCATTCTTATATTGAGGGTTTAAAAATTCAATTTTTTCATATGGAACACCGGTAAATTTTGAAACATTTGAAAATGACAACTTATTTTTCACTAAAACCGTATCTGTTTCATAAAACGACACATCTAGACGACTGGGTTTTAAATTATGCTCTTTAGCATATTCAAAGAGATACGTCATCGCAATAAAAGAAGGAATATACCCTTGTGTTTCACGAGGTAAGTATCTTCTTATATTCCAATAATTCTTATACCCTCCTGATCTTTTAATCGCTTTATTTACGTTCCCTGCTCCTGAATTATAAGCTGCTAAAACTAAATCCCAATCTCCATATATTTTATAATGACGTTCTAAGTATTGACAGGCAGCTTCAGTAGATTTCAAAGGATCCATTCGCTCATCTACATAAGAATTGATTTCTAAATCATACATTTTTCCTGTAGAATGAATAAATTGCCATAATCCAATAGCTCCTTTATGGGAACCTGCTCTTGGATTCAACGTAGATTCTACAATAGCTAAATATTTAATTTCTAAAGGAATATTATATTTTGCTAACTTATCTTCAAATAAAGGAAAATAGTATTCTGCCAATCCCATCACTTTTCCCATCCAAGGACCCATTTTCAGATACTTTTGAACATACGCTTGTACAACTTCATTATATTCAATGTCTAATGGCGTTTCATTATTAAGCTTTTCTAATCGATTCTTTAATAATACAGGATCAATTGTTTTAATAACATCAGCATTATTACTTGCATAATCGTTATATAACAAGGTTTGATTCAAGCGTTCTGACCATTGAGAGTTTACTCCTTCCAAATATTGTCTATCAGCATTAGATAAATAAATACGATTTGCTTCTTTTTTTTCTACAGAAAGGGGTGTTATTCTATTTTCTCCGGTACTAGCACTAGGAACTTGCGCAATAGCGATAGCGGAGTATACAATACATAAATATAGAATCGTGTTTCTCATATAAGGTAATACTATGGAATGACAAAGCATTCCATAGTTATTTTTGGAATGCTTATATTCATCATAATTTAGTTATTATTTTGTTTCTTTTTCCTCTACTTTTTCTTGCTCTTCAGCCTCTTCTTTCGTTGCATTTTTAAATTCCTTAATTCCAGAACCTAGTCCTTTCATTAACTCAGGAATTTTTCTACCTCCAAATAATAATAATACGATAATGGCTATGATTAAAATCTCTTGACCTCCAAACCAGCCTAATATAGTTAATGTTTCCATTTTTACATTGTGTTTTTCTACCTAACAAAGGTATGGATTTTTGTCTAATTGTTAATCCAATAAGCAGGATTTTGTTTTGTTGAATTTTTCCATATTTGAAAATTCAATGTTGTTTTACCTGTTTTTGAATCTGTATATACTTTTCCTAATGATTGTTTTGTCTTTACTGTCTGTCCTTTGCTAACGTAGATTTCCCCTAAATTATTATAAACTGAGAAATAATTCCCATGTTGAACTAAAACAGCTTTATTCCCACCTGGAATAGAAATAATAGCCGAAACTTTCCCTTTAAAAACAGCTCTTGCTGAAGCTCCATTATTCGTTCCAATATCTATTCCATTATTGTTTACATAAACATTCAACCCAGGATATTTTTGTCTACCATATCCTTGTGTAATACGTCCGTTAGCGACAGGCCAAGGTAATTTTCCTTTATTGGCTACAAAACTAGAAGCTAATGCCTTTGCTTCTTTAGTTAGAGGCATACTAGTCACCTTAGCAGGAGTTTTGGGTTTAGGAGGTACTTTTTTCCCTTCTTTTTTTGCTTTTTCTCTTGCTAATCTCGCTTCTCTCTCTGCCTTTTCACGGGCTAAACGGGCTTCTCGTTCTGCTTTTTCACGTGCAATTCGAATTTCTTCTTTTATAATTGCTTCTATTTGAACTTGAACTTTTCGAGCTCTCTCTTCTTTTTTCTTAATCTGAGCTACAATTTCCTTTTTCTTAGATTCTAACTTTACAAGTAATTGTTGTTGTTCTTTCTTTTCTAAGGCTACTTTTGTTTTTTCTCTTTTTTGCTCTTCTAAGAGTTTTTCTTTTTCTTTTTTATCTTTTTCTAAGACTACAATATTCTCTTGAACGATCGTTTCCTTTTCTTTGATTTCTCTTACTTGTTCTTTTCGATAATTACCATAAGTTTTTATGTATTGGTAACGACGGTACATTTGTGAAAAATCATCTGCTGACAATATAAAAAGCAACGAATTAGTTTCATTTTTTCTTTGGTAAGAATTAACTAGAACCTGTTTATATTGCTTTTTTAATTGTGCTACTTCATCTTGTAATTGTTGAACTTCTTTTTGTTTTTCTTGAATTTCAGACTGTAAGATACTTTTCTCTTGTGCTATGTTTTGAATGATTTTTTCACGTGCTTTAATTTTACGTTCTAAATCTTGAACATAATCCAACAAAGTAGTAGCCTCTTTTTTATTTTGACTTAATTTAGTATTTAAACTTTTTATTTCCGATCGTAACTTTTTATTTTCAGCCTGTAATTTTGTTTTCTTACTTTGTGCAAGTAAAAAACTTGATAAAAAAACAGCTACAAATAAACTAAGTCGAAAAAAATATCGCATCAAAAATTAATTTTCTTATAATTAGTCGGTAATTTAAACGGTGTTTGTATTGCTGTATTGGTTTTAATGGATTTATGTTCCATATTGACCTCTATATTTTTTTTATCAAACACTTTCACTTGCATTTTTTTAGGAAAATACTGTCCTCCCACTAATGTGAAATCAGAATATAAAACTTCTACTTTTGTGCCTGTATCAGGTTTAGTAAACGATTGCTTTGTTACTACAAAATTTTGGTTTAACTCAATCGTTCTGGCTACATCCGTTTTTGATTTATCTTTAATCAATTTATCATTATCCTTGTATGTAAAAACATAACCAGCCGTATTCTTCTTAAAATCATAATCTTGAGTATTCAGTTTAAAAAGAGGTCTTCCTGTTAATAATGATTCAATTTGCTCATATTCTAAATCTTTTAATTGAATTTTATCTTCAATAAAAGAATAATCAGAGTCAAAATATACTTTTTTAGGAAATTTAGCATATCCTTTCGCTCCGTCTGGTGTAATTAAAGCTCTTCCTAATGGGACAATCATGGAAGCATTTGCCCAAATCAATTCATTATTACGAATATTTGTTTGTATGCTTACCTTAGGTTGGCTACTCCCATTTTTTATATATTGCAACCGACTATTAAAAGAAATAGTAGAGTCTTGAATATAGGTTTTCTGAACCTGGTCCAAAACTGCTGTAAAATTGGCTACGTCTTTTGAAGGATTTTCTTTATCCACTATTTTTTTATGAGTTCCACAACTCACAAATAAAGCAATAGTAAAAACTGTATAAACTATTTTTTTAATCATTTTCTTTAAAATCTAATACCGAATAATCTCCCAAACTTACATTACGAGCAACACCTACATAAGTTGCATTATTCCCAATCATGGCTTTATTTAAATTGGCATTGGTAATAACTGTATCTTTTTGAATTAAAGATTCGGTAATGTTACAATCTTCTATACGCGTTCTTTTTCCTACAGAAACATACGGTCCAATTTTTGAATTTTTAATTACAGCTCCTTCTCCAATATAGCAAGGAGGAATAATCAAAGTATCTTCAATTAAAGCAGACTCATCAATCAATTGTTCAACACCGTCTTTTAATTTCAATGTTTTTGAATTGGTTTCAATCGTTACCTTTTTATTCCCACAATCCATCCATTCATTTACCTTTCCTGGAATAAATTGGGTTCCTTTTTCTTTTAAATTTTCTAATGCATCTGTTAATTGATACTCTCCATTAACAATAACTTTATTATCAATTAAATATTGTAATTCATTTTTTAAAGCATTCCCATCTTTAAAATAATAAATTCCAATAATAGCCAAATCAGAAACAGGTGTTTGAGGTTTTTCAATCAATTCTGTAATAAACCCATCATCATCTAATTTTACTACACCAAAGGCACTTGGATCATCTACTTGCTTTACCCAAATTACACCATCTGAATCAGCATCAATTTTAAAATCAGCTGTAAATAACGTATCGGCAAAAGCCACCACAACAGGTCCTTCAAGAGAATCTTTTGCACAATGAATCGCATGTGCAGTTCCTAGAGGCTGATCTTGTTGGTAGATAGTCCCTTTTGCACCAAGGCGTTCTGCTATCGTAATTAAATCATCTTCTACTTCTTTTCCAAAATCTCCTATAATGAAAGCAATTTCTTCTACTTTTTCATTTAAAACCTCCGTGATATCTTCAACTAATCGTTGTACAATTGGTTTTCCTGCGATAGGAATTAATGGTTTTGGTACGGTTAAAGTATGAGGACGAAGTCTAGATCCGCGTCCTGCCATTGGAACAATAATTTTCATCTTTTCTAAGTAGTTTTATTATTTTAGACTTTTTTAATTATCTAAAAGTGTATTCATTTTTTCATTTCATTTTTTTATTCAAAGAACGGGAAGGTTATACTCCTGTACTTCCAAATCCTCCAGCTCCTCTTTCTGTTTCATCCAAATTGGTAACCTCTTCCCATTCAGCACGCTCATGCTTTGCAATAACCATTTGAGCTACACGCATTCCGTCTTTTACAACAAAATCTTCATTTGAAACATTAGCTAAAATCACGCCAATTTCACCACGATAATCAGCATCGATCGTTCCTGGAGAATTTAAGCATGTAATTCCTTTTTTTAAAGCTAAACCACTTCTTGGGCGAACTTGAGCCTCAAAACCAACTGGAACAGCCATAAAAAGACCTGTTGGAATCAATTTCCTCTCTAATGGTTTTAAAACTATATCGTCTTCTATATTCGCACGCAAATCCATTCCAGCAGAAGCTATCGTCTCATAAGATGGTAATTCATGCTTGGACTTATTTATAATATTAATTTTCATTTCTTCACTCTTTTATCTTCTGATAAATTGTTTTATCATTTTAAATTCTACCAAAAATATAACGATTAAATAGATTATCAAAATTATGTTATTGATGATTATTCCTAAATCATAGTTAAATAAAATATATGCTAAAGCAGAACTTGTTAATAAATAACTTAGAATTCTCTTTACTTCGTATGGTATTGGGTTATTTTTTCGACTTAAAATATACGATAAAATCAACATTATGGAATAGGCCACCAAGGTAGTCCATGCCGCTACAACAAAATTTTTTGTTACAGCTAAAACTCCCATATTTCCTATGAATGTAATTACAACTCCTGCTAATGAAAAAAACATTCCATAATAGGTTTTATCAATTACTTTATACCAAATGGACATATTACGGTAAATTCCCAATATCAAGTTGGCTAACAAGATAATGGGAACAATTGTTATTGCTGTAAAATAAATTGGATTCCCAATTACAAGATTTTTTAACCAATCTAAATTGGCCAATACCCCTATATAAACGACACATCCTAAAATGGTGTATACAGTAATTGCCTTGGCATAAATTTGATCCTTTCCTTTATTTCCCATTTGTTTGAAAAAAAAAGGCTCTACCCCCATTCGAAAAGCCATTTCATACAACATGATAAAGACCCCTAATTTATAACACGCTCCATAAGCTCCCGTTATTTCTTCACCTAGTGTTGTTTTCATAAAGATTTTATCAAATGTCTCATTTAAAGCATATGCTATCGAAGCTAATGCAATAGGAGCTCCAAAGCGAAACATTTTTTTAGATAAAGACAGATTAAACACTCCTTTTCTCAAAATGGTTACAAACTCACTGCTGATAAATAGAAAACTACAAAAACTTGCTATCAATGTAGCTAAAACAATCATCCCTCCTTCATTTGTACTTTCTTTTATTCTATTTATAAGAGGATTATCCCAGTTAAACAATAAAACTAAGGCTAAAGTATTTACAACAACATTTAAAAATTTTAGTGTTGAAAATTTAATGGACTTCTCTTCTAATCTCAAATAAGTATAACCTAATGCCAAGAAGGTATCAAAAGTGACAATTAAAATAGCAAACAAAGCATATTCAGGAGGGTAATTTCTAAAAGCAGCCAATTCGGGGTAAAATGAAAAGCCTAGAATTAAAAACATCATAACTCCTACTCCGACCGTATAAATAGCTGTTTTAGTAACCGTATGTTTATTATTCTCTTGTGATGCAAAACGGAAGATTGCAGTTTCAAACCCAAATGTTAAAACTTGAATCATCAAAAAATCGAACAAAAACACATCATTTACATTAGCAAAGGCTTCTTTGGGTAAAATCTTTGTAAAAAAATAGGTGAATACTAAATTTATAGCACGTGGCAAAGCTGTTCCTGCACCATAAATGATAATATCTTTAATGAGTTTTTTATACAATTTTATTTTTGATTTAAGTTAAACTTAACCACTACAAATGTAACAGATATTTTATCATTAAAATAATTTGAAATAGAATTCCTAACTCTTATTAAAATAACTTTTGTTTATATTTGCCTTTATGAATTCAAAAATTGGTGTCATAGGGAACGGTAGTTGGGCTACGGCAATTGTTAAAATGCTAACGGAAACTCAAGATGAAATTTACTGGTGGTTTCGTTCAAGAACTTCTGCTAAATATCTATTAGAAAATGAACATAACCCTAATTATTTAAGTTCTGTTGAATTTGATTTAGAAATGCTTAAAGTCACAACGGATATCAACGAAATTGTTTCTCAATGTGATTATTTAATTTTGGCAGTCCCTTCTATTTATGTAACCAATGCTTTTAAAAAACTAACTATTCCATTAGATAATAAATTCATTTTTTCAGCTATCAAAGGTATTGTCCCTGAAGACAACATGATTGTAGGGGATTTTTTACATAAAAAATATGATGTTGATTACAAAAACATTGGTGTGATTTCAGGTCCATGTCATGCTGAAGAAGTAGCTATGGAACGTTTATCATATTTAACCATTGCATGTAAACAGGAAAGTCAAGCACAATTTATAGCTCAGGCTTTATCTTCTGACTTTATTAAGACCAAAATTTCAGATGATATTTTTGGAACTGAATACGGTACTGTTTTAAAAAATATTTATGCTATTGCAGCAGGAATTGCACATGGGTTAGGTTATGGAGATAATTTTCAAGCTATTTTAATGTCTAATGCGATTCGTGAAATGGAAAACATTGTACAGCAAGTTCATCCAATCGACCGAAACATCAATAATTCAGCTTATTTAGGAGATTTATTGGTAACAGGTTATTCTTTCTTTAGTCGTAATAGAATGCTTGGAAATATGCTTGGAAAAGGTTATACTGTTCGTTCTGCTATTTTGGAAATGAGTATGGTTGCAGAAGGTTATTATGCTTCTAAAGGGATTCATAAAATAGTAAAAAGCAAAAACATTAACGCTCCTATTTCTGAGACTGTTTATCGTATTTTATATAAAGAAAAAAATCCAAAACGCGAATTTGAAAAACTTTGTGATGTCTTAGACTAAATTAAATAGCTAGCAAAAAGGTTTAAAACCAAAAACCTAAACCTATATTAAATGTACTAGTTTCTGTTTCAGTAGTAAAAGCATAATTAAAAATTAAAGGTCCCAAAGGAGAGTTATATCCATACTGAACTCCTAACCCAAAATGATCATCATATCGACTTAAATCTTTGATTTCTTTTCCTGAACTTAAAACATTCATAAAACCATTAATATAATGATTTTTAAACAAATTATATTGTAGATTACCTCCTAATAATATATAGTTATTTGTTCTAATTTCCATAAAATCATACCCATAGAACTTTTGATAATTCACTAAAGATTGCTCATTAAAGCCTCCTAAGTAAAATTGTTGTCCATAAGGCAAATCTTCATCCGATAATGTCAACCCTAGACCACCATTTAATTTAAATGTGAAATTTTTATTGATTGGGAAATTAAATTCAGAGTTTACTTTAAAATATGAATTGGTTTCAGATGTTGTCTCATCATTAGATGCTACAATCCATTTGTATTTTGCACTAGCCAACACCCCTTTTTTTGCAAAATTAGGTTGGTCTCTATTATCAATCTTTGTGTATAGGTAAGGTCCAAAATAATTATTCCGACCTAAATTTGTAATATCAGAATCTACAACTAAGCTATTATTTTTTATCTTAATATTATCATATTCTAACCCCAAACCGAAAGCATAACGATCAAATAAAGTAGATTGAATAAAAGCTTGAAAATTATGTACTCTAAACTCATATTCTAAATCAAAAAGTTTTGCTTCGTCAAAAATACCATTAAACTCTACATCTCGATACGAATAATTAACTCCAAAACTTGGTTTTGCACCATTATCAATTAAATAATTTACATTAAATCGTAACTTATCTCCTAAAATAACGTCAGTTGACAAAAAAGAGTTCTTCCAAAAAATATTTTTAACAGTTAAATTAGTTAAAAACCCCGTTTTGTACACATTGTCATAATGAAGTCCAAATTTCAGGTACATTCTACTTTTTTCTTCTTCTAATTGATATACAATTCTTTTCCCGTACAAATCATCTCGCACTAAAAAATCAATTTGTGAAAAATTACCAGTAGCATAGAGTCGATCAATTGAATTAACTATTTCATTGTATGGTATTTCTTGAGGCACATCAATATCAATCTTACCCAATAAATAATCTGATGTATAATGTTCTGCTCCAATCAATTCTATTGAGGTTACGACTAAAGAATCTTGTTTATGAATATCATGTTTAATAGTTCTAAAAGTATTGGGCTTTCTACAATGCTCTGGAATTAACTTCAAAATAGTATCTAGTTTATTTTCAGTAGCGGTTACACCTCTTTCAATTAAATCCTTTTTCGCATCAAAATCGGTCACACCATAGCCCTCTACATTGGCATTAATGAAGATATCAGTATGTTTTTTTTGAAACTCTAAATTTTCCTGACTTTTTAAAGTCGCAATTTGTTCTAAAATTTTTGTAATGCTTTTCATTTCTTCACGTGAAACATTATCATCCTGAACATCAACTCCGATAACTAAATCAGCTCCTTTATCACGCATTTCTTTCACAGGAAAATTATTCACAACTCCTCCATCTACCAATAATCTCCCGCCAATTTCCTGAGGAGCAACTAAAGTTGGGAAAGCACCACTAGCTAAAATATCATGTGCTAAAAAACCTTTATCTAAAATTACTTGATCTCCTGTTTCTAAATCAGTTGCAATACAGTAAAAAGGTGTAGACAGCTGTTCAAAATCATTTACACTATGTACATGCCGTGTTAACGTAGTTAAAACCTTATTGGTTCCTTGTCCTTTTGAAATAGCGTGGGGCATTTTAATTTTAAAATTATCAAAAGGTAATTGCAAAATATATTTCTCGGCATATTTTTTATCAAAAAAAGGAATCATTTTTCGTTTACGAGGAGAAAGAATTGCTTCTCCTAAATCAATATTGTATACAATACTATCTAATTCTTCCGCAGTGTACCCAGACGCGTATAGTCCACCAATAATAGCTCCCATACTCGTACCTCCAACTCGATCGGGATAAATATTATTTTTTTCCAATACTTTAAGTGCTCCAATATGTGCATATCCTTTTGCTCCACCACCACTTAATACAAGTCCTATAGTAGGACATATAGAATCATTTTTTTCTTGTCCCCCTAAAAAAAGAGTCATCAAAAAAACGAAGAAAAAGGTATATGTAACTTTTGAAAATCGCATCTATTCAAATGTAATGAAAATTAGCCTCATACATCTATTAGTTAACCCTAAAAAATCTAATTTATTGTATCAATTTTTTATAAATCGAGTGTATGAGAATTTAAATTCTCTAAATTTTCATAATAATGATCGATCTTTAACACCTCTTTTTTACTTGCTTGAACAGCTAAAAAATCACAACGTTCATTTTGAGGGTGATGATTATGTCCTTTTACCCATTGAAAAGACACCTTATGTTTTCGGTATACTTTTAAAAAACGTACCCATAAATCAGGGTTTTTTTTCCCTTTAAATTGTTTCTTCTCCCAACCTAAAACCCATTTTTTCTCAACAGCATTCACAACATATTTTGAATCTGTCGTAATTAAAACTTGTTGTTTTTCTTTCGTCAATTTCTCTAAAGCAACAATAATAGCAAGAAGTTCCATACGATTATTAGTTGTTTTTCGAAAGCCTTCTGAAAACTCCTTTATATAAGAAGTCCCTTCAACTTGCATCAAAATACCATAACCTCCCGGACCTGGATTACCTCGTGATGAACCATCTGTATAAATAAGGATTTTCATTAATTATTCTT from Flavobacteriaceae bacterium UJ101 encodes:
- the rnhA|RNASEH1 gene encoding ribonuclease H (Endonuclease that specifically degrades the RNA of RNA- DNA hybrids; Belongs to the RNase H family; Contains 1 RNase H domain.; KEGG: psl:Psta_2497 ribonuclease HI); the protein is MKILIYTDGSSRGNPGPGGYGILMQVEGTSYIKEFSEGFRKTTNNRMELLAIIVALEKLTKEKQQVLITTDSKYVVNAVEKKWVLGWEKKQFKGKKNPDLWVRFLKVYRKHKVSFQWVKGHNHHPQNERCDFLAVQASKKEVLKIDHYYENLENLNSHTLDL